Genomic DNA from Deinococcota bacterium:
TACAAGATGACCCTGCGCGTGCAGCTGCAGGCCTTAGCGGGCATCTGGATCTCGATCGCCTGGGTTTACGCGGCGATCCCGGTCGGCGCGGCCTTTTGCATCGTCGCTGTCTTGGCGCGCTTTGTCGAGGTCGTGAGGGACCCGGAGCGGCTTCTCTTCAGCGAAACGGTGGCGGAGACGGCGTGAACGCGGCGCTGGTCTTAGCCCTCATGGTGTTTTTTGCCCTGGGCGTGCCCATCGCGGTAGCGATCACGCTGGCCAGCATCGTCGCCATCGAGTTCTTTACCAACCTGCCGCTGCTCTTGGTCGCCCAGCGCATGTTCACCGGCATCGACAGGGTGCCCCTCATGGCGATCCCCTTTTTTATCTTAGCAGGCAACCTGATGGGGGCGGGCGGCATCTCGGCGCGGCTGGTGGACTTCGCCAAGTCGATAATAGGCGGCATGCCGGGCGGCCTCGCCTGCACCTGCGTGCTCACCTGCATGATCTTCGCCTCGGTGTCGGGCTCTTCGGTAGCGACGACTTTTGCCATCGGCGCCATTCTCATTCCCGCCATGATCCGTAGCGGCTACCCACGCCCCTTCGCCACCTCGGTGCAGGCCTCCTCGGCGGAACTGGGCGTGCTCATCCCACCGTCGATCCCGCTCATCATCTACGGCGTCAGCACCGACGTGTCGATCGGCCAGCTCTTTATCGCCGGGATCGGCCCCGGCCTGTTGGTCGGCGGCGCGCTCATCGCCTTTATCGCCGTCTTGAGCGCGCTAAAAGGCTTCGGCGCTAGCGACCGGAGCGGGCGGATGCCGCTCGGAACGGCCTTTAAACGGGCGCTTCTGGCCCTGCTGATGCCCTTCGTGGTGATCGGCGGCATCTACGGCGGCGTCTTTACGCCCACCGAGGCCTCGGCGGTGGCGGTCTTTTACGCGCTTTTAGTGGGTGGGCTCGTCTACCGCGAGATAAGTCCCCGGGACCTACCCAACATCTTCCGGCAGTCGATCATTTCGACCGCCATCATCATGCTGATCATCGCGGCGGCGTCACTCATCAGCTTTCTCATCTCCTACTCGGGCGCGCCGGGCCAGATCGCCGCCTGGATGACGGGCGTCTTCGGCGAGCGCTGGGCCTTTCTCTTAGCCATCAACGTCCTTCTCCTCGTCGTCGGCATGTTCGTCGAGACCTCGGCGGCTATTATCGTCCTGGCGCCCATTTTCATGCCCATCGCCCTAACGTTCGGCGTCGATCCGGTCCACTTCGGGCTGATCATGGTCGTCAACTTAGCGCTCGGCATGATCACGCCGCCATTGGGCGTCAACCTCTTTGCGGCCTGCACGGTCGCCAAGATTCCTCTGGATAGGATCATCGGCAGCCTGTTGCCGTTTGTAGGCGTGGTGCTCGTCTGCCTGATGATCGTCACTTACGTGCCGGAGGTGTCGCTCTTTTTGCGCGACCTGCTCTACGCGCGCTAGAGCTGAAAGCGTCCAGTGACGCGAAGCTGAGCGCTCTCGGCAGAACCATTTAAGCCTTAGACTTATTGTTAGCGTGTTCGGGAGGAGAGAGAGCATGGCAAGCGAGACGCTAGACGCCGAGCCGAGAGCGGTCGCCGGGGGGACGACCATTCCCGTCGTCGACCCCAGCAGCGGCGAAACCTTCGGGCAGATCCATAGGGGCACGGCGGAGGACATAGACGCCGCCGTGAAGACCGCGCGGCGCGCCTTCGAGTCGAGCTGGGAGCGCGTGCCCGCATTCGAACGAGGCCGCGTCCTCATGCGCCTCTCGGGGCTCGTTCAGGAGCACTTTGGCGCGCTCTGGCGGCTCGAGTCGCGCGACACCGGCAAGCCCGCGCCGCAGGCCGAGAGCGACATCGGCGCCTGCGCCCGCTACTGCGAGTACTACGCCGGCGCGGCCGACAAGCTGCACGGCGAGACGATTCCCTACGCCGAGGGTTTTACCGTGATGACCCTGCGCGAGCCGCACGGCGTGACCGGGCACATCATCCCCTGGAACTACCCCGCGCAGATCTTCGGCCGCTCGGTCGTCGCCGCCCTGGCCGCGGGCAACGCCTGTGTGGTCAAGCCCGCCGAGGACGCCTGCCTGTCGGTGCTGAGGCTGGCGGAGCTGGCCCTGGAAGCGGGTCTGCCCGAAGGGGTCCTCAACGTCGTCACCGGCTACGGTTCGGAGGCGGGCGCGGCGCTCGCCGGGCACGAGGGTATCGACCACATCTCTTTTACAGGCTCGCCCGCGGTAGGGACGCTCGTTCAACAGGCGGCGGCCATTCACAACCGCCCGGTGACGATGGAACTCGGCGGCAAGTCGCCGCAGCTCGTCTTCGCCGACGCCGACCTTGAGAACGCCCTGCCCAGCCTGGTGAACGCCGCCATCCAGAACGCCGGCCAGACCTGCTCGGCGGGCAGCCGCCTCCTAGTCGAGCGCTCGGCCTACGATACGGTGATGGAGCGTCTGGGGGAGGCCTTTGGGCGCCTGAAGGTAGGCGCTGCCGCAGGCGAACCCGACTGCGGCCCGCTCATCAGCGCCCGGCAGAGAGGGCGCGTGCTGGCCTTTCTCGAGCGCGCCCGGGCGGACGGGCTCGAGGTCGTGGCGCAGGGGAGCCTGGCGGACGCGCCGGCGGGCGGCTTCTACGTCCGTCCCACCCTCATCGGCAAGGTGCCGCCCGAGCACCCTCTCGCCCGCGAGGAGGTCTTCGGCCCGGTCCTGGCGGCTGCGCCCTTCGAGGACGAGGATGAGGCGGTCGCCTTAGCCAACGGCACCGATTACGGCCTGGTGGCCGGGGTGTGGACGAAGGACGGCGGGCGGCAGCTGCGCCTCGCCCGGCGGCTAAGGGCGGGCCAGGTCTACGTCAACAACTACGGGGCGGGCGGCGGGATCGAGCTGCCCTTTGGCGGCGTCAAGCGCTCGGGCTTCGGCCGCGAGAAGGGCTTCGAGGGCCTCAAGAGCTTTACAATCGTCAAGACGGTGACCTTTAAACATGGCTAGGGCAAGCATGGGCAGGGCCCACACCAACAGGAGCGAACGATGAGACTTCAGGACAAGATTGCTATCATTACCGGGGGCGGCTCCGGCTTCGGCGCGGGCATCGCCAAGCGCTTTGCCGAGGAGGGAGCTAAGATTATCGTCAACGATATCGCCGAGGAGGGCGGCGAGAGGGTCGCTGCGGAACTGCGCGAGGCCGGCGGCGAGGCGGTCTTCGTCAAGGCGGACGTGTCCAAAAGCGACGAGGTGAAGAGGCTCGTGGGCGCGGCCGTAGAGCGCTTTGGCGGCCTCGACATCATGGTCAACAACGCCGGCATCACCCACAGGAGCGGGCCGATGCTGGAAGTTCCAGAAGAGATTTTCGACCGGGTCTACGCCGTCAACGTCAAGAGCCTCTACCTGGCCGCGCTCCACGCCGTGCCTGTCTTTCGGGAGCGGGGAGGGGGGGTGTTCATCAACGTCGCCTCGACCGCCGGGGTGCGCCCGCGCCCGGGGCTGACCTGGTACAACGGCTCCAAGGGCGCGGCCATCACCATTACCAAGTCGATGGCGGCGGAACTCGCACCCGAAGGGATACGCGTCAACGCTATCAATCCGGTGATGGGCGAGACGGGGCTGCTAGACGACTTCATCGGCGGCGACTCGCCCGAAAAGCGGGCCAAGGTGATCGCCGGGATTCCCCTGGGCCGGCTGAGCCGGGCTCTTGACATCGCCAACGCCACGCTCTTTTTGGCCTCGAGCGAGGCCGAATTCATCACCGGTGTGTGCTTGGAAGTCGATGGCGGGCGCTGTATCTAGACCTGTATCTAGCCCTGTATCTAAACGCCTTGTGCTGGCGGGCCTGCTGCTGCTCGCCGGCGTTTGGGCGCAAGAGGTCGTCCTCTACGACGCCTCGGCGACGGCGGGGGCCTACATCGTGGGCGACACCTTGAGCGTCCATCTCTGGAGCGGCGAGCCGGTCGCCTATTTGGCGCAGGACCCCGTCGGCGACGCCCTGTCGGTCTACAGCCCCTTCGGCCAGCACCTGGGCTGGTTCGACGAGGGCCTGCTCTGGGACCACCAGGGTAGAATCGTGGCATTTATGGAGGGTGCTCTGGAGGTGACGCTCGGAGAGCCGCCGCCACGGGGCGAAAACCGCTTTTCACACCTTCCCCTGCTCAGGAGGCCACCGGAGCCCGCGCCGCTCCGTCCCCTCTGGCGCTACACCTGGTCGGAAACCGGGCTGGCGCGCTTTTTCGACTGGCGAGGGCGGCATTAGCCTGACTTGGTTACGCCACAAACGGCGACCGGTGAGGCTACTGGCTACTGGCTCTTCTGACCCCACCCCTGCAAAAGAATCAGCCCGGCGGGGGGACCGGGCTGGTGGAACGCTCGTAGGACGCTGACGGTACGCCTACTCGATAAGCTGGATTGCAGAAGGACTTCGGGCTATGCCCCCGTCCCGTTCCGAAGTCCTTCTATATCTTATCCCATAACAACTTATCAAACACTAACCCCGGCCATCGCGGTTAAGGGACGCTAGCAGTACACCTGCTCACTAAACTAACATCAAGGACTTCGTACACCGCCACCTACTTGGCCGCGGAGTCCTTTTGCCACCACGAAAAGCCCGGTGGGGGGACCGGGCTGGTGGTAATGAAGCCATGAACGCCGACACCGAGTCACCTCGAGGCCCCTTCTGCAAGCGTAGTATGTACCTTGCCAACGTGTTTTCTCAAGACGTTTGGAGACCCGCCTGCTGCCAGACCCTCTTTAGGCTAGAGGCCGTCTCGGCACAGGCGTCATCTTCCGTTAGCTCACGCACCCGCTGACTAAACGGCTCCACCATCACCGGGCCGTCATAACCGGTAGCGGCGACCGCCTGCAAAAAAGCCTTCAGATCGATGACGCCTGTTTCGCCGGGCAGCGCGCGCAGCTGGTCCAACTGCTCATCTACAGGCACAGGCCGTGCATCGTTTACATGCACCTCCACGATCTGCTCCGGGCTGAGGCGCCGCACCTCCTCCGCCGTCTCGTGCGCCGTGTAGAGGTGAAAACTATCCAGCAAAAAACCAACGTTCGAGCCGACCGCAAGCGCGAGTTCCGTCATCTCCTTTAAGGTATGCACAAAGGGAAAGCGCTGGCTCGACCAGAGCGTCTTAGGACCCACATACTCGAGCCCAAGCCGGATCCCGAACTCGGCAAGAATACTTGCTGCAGGCTTTAAACGCGAAACATGAAAGGCGAAGTTCTGCCGGTACGTCAGCTCGTTCGAGCACGGCATAATCCACGTCGAGGTCCTAAACAGCCCCAGTTCGGCGGCGGTTTCGGCAAGTTGCGGCAGGGCCGCCAGACTCTCCTTATAAGAACCCTCGTCGTTGCGGAACTCGAGGGGAAAGCCCCAAGCGGCGAGCCTTATGCCCTTTTCTTGGGCGAGTTCCTCCGTTCGGGCGGTTCCTAGGGCGGCAAGCTCATGAATATTGACATGATAACCGCTAAAGCCATGGCGTCTCGCCAAATCCAGGCCTTCAGGCAGCGTCACCTGAAGTCCAATCGCAGCGGGTAGAAGTGCAGGGTACATTGTTCATCTCCAGGGGTAAGGATTTCTTTTGTCCCAGCATTTATCCTAGCACTGATTTTGTGAGAGGCCGGCCTTGCACTCTTGCAAGGCCCTGTCATTGAGCCCTGTCATTGGGCCCAGTCTTGGCTGGAACGTCGCCTTTGCTTGTCATTAACCGACAATGACGCCTTTTAAGAGCTAGGCGCGACCTCGCGGCGTATAATTGAAACGTAAGAATGAGGGTTGACCCATCTCGGTTGG
This window encodes:
- a CDS encoding TRAP transporter large permease; the protein is MNAALVLALMVFFALGVPIAVAITLASIVAIEFFTNLPLLLVAQRMFTGIDRVPLMAIPFFILAGNLMGAGGISARLVDFAKSIIGGMPGGLACTCVLTCMIFASVSGSSVATTFAIGAILIPAMIRSGYPRPFATSVQASSAELGVLIPPSIPLIIYGVSTDVSIGQLFIAGIGPGLLVGGALIAFIAVLSALKGFGASDRSGRMPLGTAFKRALLALLMPFVVIGGIYGGVFTPTEASAVAVFYALLVGGLVYREISPRDLPNIFRQSIISTAIIMLIIAAASLISFLISYSGAPGQIAAWMTGVFGERWAFLLAINVLLLVVGMFVETSAAIIVLAPIFMPIALTFGVDPVHFGLIMVVNLALGMITPPLGVNLFAACTVAKIPLDRIIGSLLPFVGVVLVCLMIVTYVPEVSLFLRDLLYAR
- a CDS encoding aldehyde dehydrogenase family protein; this translates as MASETLDAEPRAVAGGTTIPVVDPSSGETFGQIHRGTAEDIDAAVKTARRAFESSWERVPAFERGRVLMRLSGLVQEHFGALWRLESRDTGKPAPQAESDIGACARYCEYYAGAADKLHGETIPYAEGFTVMTLREPHGVTGHIIPWNYPAQIFGRSVVAALAAGNACVVKPAEDACLSVLRLAELALEAGLPEGVLNVVTGYGSEAGAALAGHEGIDHISFTGSPAVGTLVQQAAAIHNRPVTMELGGKSPQLVFADADLENALPSLVNAAIQNAGQTCSAGSRLLVERSAYDTVMERLGEAFGRLKVGAAAGEPDCGPLISARQRGRVLAFLERARADGLEVVAQGSLADAPAGGFYVRPTLIGKVPPEHPLAREEVFGPVLAAAPFEDEDEAVALANGTDYGLVAGVWTKDGGRQLRLARRLRAGQVYVNNYGAGGGIELPFGGVKRSGFGREKGFEGLKSFTIVKTVTFKHG
- a CDS encoding SDR family oxidoreductase, whose translation is MRLQDKIAIITGGGSGFGAGIAKRFAEEGAKIIVNDIAEEGGERVAAELREAGGEAVFVKADVSKSDEVKRLVGAAVERFGGLDIMVNNAGITHRSGPMLEVPEEIFDRVYAVNVKSLYLAALHAVPVFRERGGGVFINVASTAGVRPRPGLTWYNGSKGAAITITKSMAAELAPEGIRVNAINPVMGETGLLDDFIGGDSPEKRAKVIAGIPLGRLSRALDIANATLFLASSEAEFITGVCLEVDGGRCI
- a CDS encoding sugar phosphate isomerase/epimerase produces the protein MTLPEGLDLARRHGFSGYHVNIHELAALGTARTEELAQEKGIRLAAWGFPLEFRNDEGSYKESLAALPQLAETAAELGLFRTSTWIMPCSNELTYRQNFAFHVSRLKPAASILAEFGIRLGLEYVGPKTLWSSQRFPFVHTLKEMTELALAVGSNVGFLLDSFHLYTAHETAEEVRRLSPEQIVEVHVNDARPVPVDEQLDQLRALPGETGVIDLKAFLQAVAATGYDGPVMVEPFSQRVRELTEDDACAETASSLKRVWQQAGLQTS